Below is a window of Garra rufa chromosome 24, GarRuf1.0, whole genome shotgun sequence DNA.
aaacgatacattaagagccgggggtgaaaactttttgaatttgaagatcagggtaaatttaacttattttgtcttctgggaacatgTAAGCAtcctctgtagcctctgaagggcagtactgaatgaaaaaatactatatttaggcaaaataagaaaaatgtacacatctccattctgttcaaaagttttcacctctggctcttaatgcattgcgtttctttctggagcatcagtgagtgtttgaaccttctgtaatagttgcatttgagtctttcagttgtcctcagtgtgaaaagatggatctcaaaatcatacagtcattgttggaaagggttcaaatacacaaaaatcctaaaaaaacaaacaaacaaataatttggGGGACcttaaaagatttttctgaaaaacagtgggcagtttaactgttcaggacaaacaagagatttGTGAACAATTATTatgaaacaaaaaacagctgtggatcatgcaggtattaagaatcaagcttatgtaaacttttgaatggtgtcatttttataaatttaactagtattttctcttgtggactatatgtcttctatgtgaaatatagcactaaataaaaaataacatgcatttagtataaacactcttattttgataaaataattaacattttgaagattctgcaaggtgtatgtcaatttttgacttcaactgtagaaatagttatttattttttaaatagattaTAAGTTTAAAAGGTTACACAGTAGCCCCTGCAATTAAAACAGTACTTAGCAGTTGCACCACCTACTGGTTGTCCAGCAGATTCAATGCTGAAAAGGTACAAATTTATTTTCATGTTCAACAATTCATGTTTTTGTGTCTGCATGTggatttacatgtttttttttagtgaagaTAAATGTGAAAGTAATATTTTGGGCAGTTTAGCATAAATCTCcctttttaaatgtacaaaaatgtgcTTTCTCTTTATGTTTTCGTctttttgaatattaaaaaagaaTCTGGTCATCTGCAAATTTTGAgtttgacaaataaataaatgaaaggtAAGCAAGTTTTTAATGCAGCATAAAAATTGAACTAAAACATGCCGGCTTTGACCAAATTCACATGCATAAAATACTACATTGAAGCTGCAATGAACTTCAAcaataatgtttgttttatttggctGCTGTGCATTAGAATCAACATCTGGTACTGCAGTTTAGAGCATGTGTGTTGTAGAGCTGAGCTAAAGAGAATGTATGGAATTTCATGCAAGGAAGTTAGGCAATAACTAGTGACCCacacaaatacatacatttaacacacacacacacacacacacacacacacacacacacacacacacacacacacacacacacacacacacacacacacacacacgaagtGAATATCTGCAGGTGTTGATTCAACAAAATGAGTCTTCATTTCTATGCTTTAGGTAACAGATGTTGATTAGTGCACTGACAGGAAGTTCATTCCAGAACAGCTGGCTTTCATCAGATGAACAGAAAAAAATTCTAACATTCTTCTGTGAATGGTGGCTTGTCTTCTGGGACTTTGGAGGCTGGACTGCAAGAAAGTGTAAAATTACAAAGTTTTAGTCAGTGTTGTGTTACGTCCTAGGTCTAGGGTCTAAGAGTAACATAAATAATAGCCTTCACACCGACCTTTTTGATCTTtcgttcttttttttattttttaccaaaataggaagcTAGTAAACTTCAGGGTTGGGCCaaggccaaaataacaaacaaaagaatgaaACTAACTTTTCCCAAAGAAACTTAATACCCTAAAAGAAAAAGTCAAACAAAAATACAGGGACTGAACTAACTCCCTGACTAGTTGAAAAACAGGAGAAAACGAATTTCACAAAAGAAAAAGGCAACCAACCCCTACAGCTATTTAGTATTTACACTATTTACAATaacgggcaaaaaaaaaaaaaaaaaaaaaaaaaaaaaaaaaaaaaccacagccacgttaaaagaaagaaaaaacaatcggAGGAAAAGTTTTACAATGAAAACACTAGGTGGGTAAAGTGACAAAAACTAACGGTATTCATAATATTTACACAAATATAATTATACAACGTTTCAACTTTTTCGGTAAACACAATCTTCCAAATAGCAACACCAACCAACAACAGCCCACACTCCAGCCCCGCGTCACCTCAATTTTTAAAAGACGCGAAGTTCCCGGTTCATCCAACTATAGCGCAAGTACTGGCACGTTCAATTAGGGCGGGGCCTCCTGAGAGaacgacagagagagagaaaaagggaGCGCATGTGCGGGAGAAAGGGAGACACACAGACAGCACATACGTCTCAACGTAACAGTTGCAACTCCAAGTTATGAGCTACACACAGAGAACTTTCTAAGAACTTTGCAGGAAATTCTAAAAGTAATATTCTGCATCCCAAAGAAGATTGCTTTGTGAAAAGACATCAAAGGTCAGTTTATatttttgattagtttttaaCTTCTTTCAGCCATAATCtttctaatgaaaaaaaaaaaaaatacaaaaaggctttttattttttgttcaatatATGCAACTTATttataatcagttttttttttaattattgcctTATTGTCTTCTGTATGTTTTCGCTCAGACTATTAATTTATGCTTGAAGGgagaaatgtcttttttttaaatcgtaATAATTTTTGATAGAAGAATAATATTTCATTGTTTATGTACTGTACATGCAACAGTATGTATTACTAAAAGatcataatatatgtgaccctggaccacaaaaccagtcttaagtcgctggggtatatttgtagcaatagccaaaaatacattgcatgggtcaaaatttttgatttttcttttatgccaaaaatcattaagaaattaagtaaagttcatgttccatgaagattttttgtaaaattcctactgtaaacatatcaaaatgtaattttttatttgtaatatgcattgttaagaacctaatttggacaactttaaaggtgattttctcagtctttttgatttttttgcatcctcagatttctgatttcaaatagatgtatctcagtcaaatattgtcctatcctaacaaaccatacatcaatagaaagcttatttattgagctttcatatgatgtataaatctcagttttgtcaaatttaaccttatgactggttttgtggtccagggtcacatagggAAACATTCTGTTAATTCTGTTTCATTTTAGAATGATTCATGCAAACAGTTTGTTCAATCAGTTTCTTTGAAATGGATGTTTGGATTAAGTAAATGTTAAACGTAACCATATTCGTACAGTACACTGAAAATTTTTAAGTTCTTTTTGTGGTGCTAAATCACTGTCGTATTTACATTAGGTATTGATGATAACTTAATGATAAACTTTTCATATTGCAGAAGAACGGCTACAAAACATCTGCAGAATACCAACACCAAGCTCTTTGTCTGCTATGAGTTCTGAGGGCGTTTTCTCAATGGGAGCCTCTGAGGGCAGTAGTGAAAAAATAGTGATAAATGTCAGTGGGGTAAAACATGAGACTCACAAGAGCACCCTAATGACTCTTCCGGGGTCCCGTCTTGCCAAGCTGGTGGACACTGACAAGCCTCCTTCAGAGCTTTTTTTTGATCGCAACCCTGAAGTCTTCGCCCATGTGCTGCAGTACTATAGAAGTGGGAAGCTGCATTGCCCCACCAACTTGTGTGGGCTGCTGCTGGAAGAGGAGTTCGCTTTTTGGGGTGTTAGTGGCACAGATGTGGAGCCCTGCTGCTGGGCAACATTTCGGCAGAACAAAGATACCGTAGAGGCTTTGGCTCAGATTAAACCTTTGGTGATGGAGAAAGAGGAGGAACCAGGTCAAAACAACCAATCCAGCAACTCCAGAGATTGGCAGCAGAAGATATGGGCTCTCTTTGACAATCCATATTCATCCAGTGCTGCCAAAGTACGTGAGATCATGTTTATGCAGGGTTGTGCAtaaagatctatctatctatctatctatctatctatctatctatctatctatctatctatctgtctgtctgtctgtctgtctgtctgtctgtctgtctacactatctatctgtctgtccatctgtgtccacacatctatctatctatctatctatctatctatctatctatctatctatctatctatctatctatctatctatctatctatctatctatctgtctgtctgtccgtccgtccatctatcaGTCTGTCCCTCTGTCTGTCCCTCTGTCTCTCCATCTGTGTGTCcacacatctatctatctatctatctatctatctatctatctatctatctatctatctatctatctatctatctatctatctatctgtctgtccgtccgtccatctatcaGTCTGTCCCTCTGTCTGTCCCTCTGTCTCTCCATCTGTGTGTCCACACATCTATCTGTCTGCCCCTCTGTCTGTCCAcacatccatctatcatctatccatctatctatctatctgtccgtccatccgtccacACATCTATCTGTCTTTCCCCTATCTGTccctctgtctgtccatctgtgtgtccacacatctatctatctatctatctatctatctatctatctatctatctatctatctatctatctatctatctatctatctatctatctacagtatcTGACCGTCCGTCCACACATCTATCAGTCTGTCCCTCTGTCTGTCCCTCTGTCTCTCCATCTGTGTGTCcacacatctatctatctatctatctatctatctatctatctatctatctatctatctatctatctatctatctatctatctatctgtccgtccgtccacaCATCTATCAGTCTGTCCCTCTGTTTGTCCCTCTGTCTCTCCATCTGTGTGTCCACACATCTATCTGTCTGCCCCTCTGTCTGTCCAcacatccatctatcatctatccatctatctgtccgtccgtccgtccatccgtccacACATCTATCTGTCTTTCCCCTATCTGTccctctgtctgtccatctgtgtgtccacacatctatctatctatctatctatctatctatctatctatctgtctgtctgtctgtctatctgtctatctgtctgtctgtctgtctgtccctctgtctgtccatctgtgtgtccacacatctatctatctatctatctgtctctctgtccgtccgtccaattttggtttgttttttgttctgtttcttttcatatttacataaaacacatctatctatccatccatctgttgtaCTATAAACCAATTTTTATTCATCCTAATTTTTACGTTACAATATGAAAACTGGTCAAGGTAACATTCAAAGACTATTGTGACACATTTTACTTTTATTGATATAGTTTGCTATACCTCAATTAGAATTCATTTCAAACCTAGGACTTTTAAATGCCATTCTCAATCCAATTCATGGTGCACAACCCTAAAATGACCAGTACTTGCTATTACTATTCTCCAAATGGTTGTTTCTTTGCTCATTCTTGATGTTTTTGTTTCTCCAGGTCATTGCGATCATGTCTCTGTTCTTCGTCCTGCTCTCCATTACTGCATTCTGTCTGCAGACAGAACCCATTTATCATTCACGGTTTCAACTGTTATGGATAGGCAACTCAACCGAGAATTTTGCAACAATTGCGGTAGACTCTCTGGACGTGGTGGAGATAGTGTGTTCGATATGGTTCGTGTTTGAGTTTGTGATGCGTGCAGTCAGCTGCCCAAGCAAATGGCGCTTCTTCATAAATGTTATGAACGTCGTCGACCTGCTGGCCCTGTTCCCGCTGTTCTTCCGGTGGTGTTCCAGTGTGTTCTGCGGGAAGGCGATAGGTTTTCTGCATATAATTCGATGCATACGTGTCTTTCGCATCTTGAAGCTGATGCAGCATGTGTTTGGCGTGAGAGTTCTCAACCATGCTCTTTGCGCCAGTGCTTCGACTCTCTGCATGATCCCTCTTGTGTTCTTCATCTCCACGCTCATCTTTGGTACCATGATTTATTACGCAGAAGTTGACTCTGAACATTCGTACTTCAATAGCATCCCCTCTTCTTTTTGGTGGGCTGTGGTCACACTGACCACAGTGGGTTATGGAGACATGTTTCCTACATCAGGTCAAGGCAAGCTAGTAGGCTttctctgtgcaatggttgggaCTCTGCTCATCATCCTGCCTGTGCCCATAATCGTCAACAATTTCATCAAGTTCAGCTCCCTGGTCAAGACAAAGTATTCAATACCCAGAAAGAAGGAAAAGAATAGCTTCGATACGG
It encodes the following:
- the LOC141300605 gene encoding voltage-gated potassium channel KCNC1 — its product is MSSEGVFSMGASEGSSEKIVINVSGVKHETHKSTLMTLPGSRLAKLVDTDKPPSELFFDRNPEVFAHVLQYYRSGKLHCPTNLCGLLLEEEFAFWGVSGTDVEPCCWATFRQNKDTVEALAQIKPLVMEKEEEPGQNNQSSNSRDWQQKIWALFDNPYSSSAAKVIAIMSLFFVLLSITAFCLQTEPIYHSRFQLLWIGNSTENFATIAVDSLDVVEIVCSIWFVFEFVMRAVSCPSKWRFFINVMNVVDLLALFPLFFRWCSSVFCGKAIGFLHIIRCIRVFRILKLMQHVFGVRVLNHALCASASTLCMIPLVFFISTLIFGTMIYYAEVDSEHSYFNSIPSSFWWAVVTLTTVGYGDMFPTSGQGKLVGFLCAMVGTLLIILPVPIIVNNFIKFSSLVKTKYSIPRKKEKNSFDTVPLSSA